The Mycobacteriales bacterium DNA window CAAGGCGACCCACAGCATCGTGCACGCCGACTGGCAGGGTGCGGTCGCGATCGCCCTACCCGTCGCGTTCACGGCATTGCTCAAGGGGATTGCCGCGCTCGGGCTGCAGGACACGCCTGGAGCGTCGTTGATTCCGTCGTCATGGCGCGCCGACACGGTTCCCAGCAGCTAGCTCGGCCTTCGGTTCAGATCTCGACGAACTCCAGCTCGAGGAGCTGCGCCACCGCCCGCAGGTCGGCGATCCGGTGGCCGGTCCCGAGCGCCCAGTGGTGGCCCACACCCGACGCGCTCCAGTCGTCGGTCCATAGCGCCGGGTCGCGGCCGAAGTCGACCCGCGAGGTGGTGTTGCCGATCTGCAGGACGGGACCGGGCACGACCTCGCCCTCGGAGGCGATGAACCGCAGCCGGCCGTCGCGGGTCTGCCCGATCCCGAATGCGGTGACCGGTCCGTGCCGGACGTCGAACTCGACCGACACGCCCCACCCGCGCTTGCCGTGGTAGACCCCGAGGCCGCGGAGCAGCGGCCGGCGCGCGCTGATCGCCAGGTGTGCGGGTCCGTCGTGACCCATCTCCACGACGTCGTCGAGGAAGTTCAGGGCCTGCAACTCGGTGAACGACCCGCCGCCGCCGAGCCGGTCCATGATCAGCATCGCCAACGACGTGCGCAGCTCGTACTCCCCTGCCGCCGGCACGCCGCGCGCGGTCAGCAGCGAGGCGCCGAGGATCATCCCGGCGCCGAGCCGCTCGTGGATCTCCCCGTCGAGGCCACGGTGGTAATAGGCGAGGCTGTCCAGCGAGAAGTCCTCGACGAGCCGGTCGAGGCCTACCGACACCCGGGCGCCCCATCGCAGGTCGTCCTCCTCGACGGACTCGTCGAGGTCGAAGATGCCCCGGGCGACCTTGATCCGGTCCTCGGCCTGGTCGTCGGTGACCTGCTCGGTGCGCACCCGCAGGTCGTCGAACTCCAGGACCTCGATGTGACCGCCGAGCTGCGCCGAGATCATGGTGAGGTCGGTCGAGACGTCGAGCATCCCCGGGTAGAGGTGCCCGAGCAGCCCGTGCCGGGTCTTGCGGAGCTCGCCGCGTACGCCGGCCGCCTGCACCCACCGGTCGATGCGCGCCCACGCCCGTTCGTCGGCGAGGTGGCCGGAGACCGAGCGGAAGGGGATGCCGGCGCGCTCGAAGGTGTTGGCCATCTCGGGCAGCGGGCAGGCGCCGCAGTAGGCCAGCCACTGGCCGGTGTCGAAGGTGGCGTGCTCCATCGCCACGGTCGGCTGCAGGTTGATGAGGAGGACCGGCGCGTCGGTGCGCTGGGCGACCGGCAGCAGCATCGAGGCCGTCATGTAGGTCGTGAGGAATCCGACGATCAGGTCACAATCGGCCAGCCGCAGTTCGTCGGCGGCGCGGGAGCCCTCCTGGGCGTCGGAGATGAACCCGACGTCGACGACGTCGCAGCCCGACGCCTGCAGTCGCTCGGCCACGGTGGCCGCCGACGCCTTCAGGGTCGGCAGCAGATCGGGGAACTGGGGCCAGTAGGCGCCGAGTCCGCCGGACACCAGCCCGACCCGGGTCGGGCGCCGGACGTCGGGCCAGAGGTCCACCGCGATCGGGGTGGCCTCGATCTCCTGTGCAGCATCCATGCGGGTAGACATACCCGGTTGGCGTGGCCGGGTACACGCTGGGGCCCGGAAACGTCGGTGCGGGCGACGCGCGCCGGGCGCGATACTTCTGCCCGTGCTGACCGAGCCCGCAGACGTCGACCGCGAAGCCCTCACCCAACTGCTCACGGGGCACTGGTCGGTGCAGGTCGCCTCGCTGGATTACCTCGCTGTGGGATTCGGCAGCCACCACTGGGTCGCGACGGATGACCGCGCGGGCCGATGGTTCGTCACGGTCGACGATCTCCGCAACGCCCGGTGGACCGCGACGCCGTACGACCAGGTGCGCCGGGCATTCGAGACGGCGCGGGCGCTGCACGGCGACGCCGGGCTGGAGTTCGTCCTGGCCCCGACGCCCGACGACACGGGCGCCGTGGTGCGTCACCTCGGGGCGCACCACTCGGTGGCGGTCTTCCCCTTCCTCGACGCCACCAACGCTGAGTTCGGCGAGTTCCCATCCGTCGCCGATCGGCGCGCTGTGCTCGGGCTGGTCGGGCGCCTGCATGCAGCGACCGACCGGATCCCCGCGGACCTCCCGCGCCGCGAGGACTTCGACCTGCCCGGACGTCGGCACCTGCTTGCGGCGATGGCCCAGACCGACGAACCCTGGCACGCCGGACCCTTCGGCGAGCCGACCCGGGAACTGCTGCGCTCCAGCGCCGCCGAGGTGCACAAGTTGTTGCGCCGCTACGACGACCTGGCCGCCGCCGTGGTCGGCTCGGCGGGGTCGTGGGTGATCACCCATGGTGAGCCGCATGCGGCGAACGTCCTCACCGACCGGCGTGGCGCTCGACTGCTGATCGACTGGGACACGGTCGCCGTCGGCCCGCGAGAGCGCGATCTGTGGATGCTGACCGACGACACCGCCGCCGATTGGGACGCCGCCGACCGGGCCGCTTACGCCGCCACCGCCGGCGACGTACCGCTGTCGACGACGGCGCTCGCCCTCTACCGGACCCGGTGGGCGCTCGAGGAGATCTGCGAATACGTGAGCTGGTTCCGCGCCGAGCATGTCCGCAGCAGGGACACCGAGACCGGCTGGTCGGGCCTCTCGGATTACCTGCCGGTCCCCGACCCGCTCCTGGCCTAGCTGCCCGTCGGTGGCTCCGGGCCGTCGCCGTTCGGCGGCGTCTGCCCCTGCTGGAGGTTCACCGATCTGCGCGCGGCGATGATCCCGCTCATCAGTCCCGCGAACGTCGCGATGTAGAAGAGGTCGAACGCCATCTGCACCGTGACGATGATCCGGGCGCCCTGGCCGGTCGCATGCACGTCGCCGAAGCCGACCGTCGTCAGCGTCGCGACGGTCATGTAGAGGCCGTCGACGCGGTTGCTCAGACCGGCGAATGCGCCGGGGGTCTTCGCCAACACGTCGTAGATGAGGGCGAACGTGATGACGACGAGGTACAGCGACGTGGCGAGCGCCTCGAAACGCACCTGGCGCTGGCCGTGGGTCTGGACGAAGATCCGGATCTGGCGCACGAGCACGAACAGGAACCACACCCCGACGACCGAGAAGATCGTCAGCCCGATCGGCCCCGGTACGTCGTCCGGCAGTGGCGCCGTGGAGTAGATGACGATCGACAGGACCAGTGCCAGCAAGCTACGGCTGAGCGCCCGCGAGGTGCTGTTCCGCGCGGTTGAGGACGTCTTCGGAAGCCGGGCGGCGACCCGCTTCTCCGCATCCGCCCCGGTGCCCATATCTGTCAGTCTGCGGACGCCGGCGTCGTGCTGGGCTCACCCGGATCGGGTGAACCACCACGGTTTACCCGCGGCGGGTGAGGCGCCGGGTCGCCGCGCGGCGCACGCTGACCTCGTCGGGCGTTGGGCCCGATGATCATTCGGGGAGGAATCCGGAATGTCACACGGGACAATCGGGGAGCACGCCGCAGGCACTCCCACCGAGAATCGCACTGCCGACGGCTACGTCGCCCCAGTCGAGCAGCGCGGCGTGATGTCGGGGTGGGTGATCTTCTCCGGGACGTTCCTGGGGCTGGCCAGCCTGTTCAGCATCGCCGCCGGCATCAGCGGCCTGGTGAACCGCGCCTACTTCGACACCGCCGGACTGCTCTACCACAACTTCACCGTGGCGTCGTGGAGCTGGATCGGCATCGGTGCGCTGCAACTGCTGGCCGCGCTGATGATCTTCGCGCGGGTCGGCCTCGGCCGCTGGCTCGGACTGCTGCTCGCCTCACTGAGCGCACTGGCGTGGATGCTCGCTATCGGCGCCTACCCACTGTGGGGCCTCATCGTCCTCACCGCTGACGCGCTGGTGATCTACGGTCTTGCGGCGCACGGCGCCGAAGACTGAGTCCAACCCGAGACCGTGGGCTACGTATATGAGATCCGCGTCCGCGGCCAGCTCGGACCGGCATTGGCCGACGCGTTCGCGCCGATGACCGCCACCGCAGTTCCGGCAGAGACGGTCCTGGTCGGCCCCCTGGCCGACCAGGCCGCTCTGCACGGATTACTGGCGCGTGTGCAGGCCCTCGGCCTGGAACTCGTCGAGATCCGCCGTCGGATCGGGACGGCCAACGACCCTTCCGACCGCCGGGGTGCCCGCGAGGAGCGGGTGGACCGGTAGCCGGCCGTCGGAGCCGGTCGCGCTGACCTCGGGAAGCAGTCCCAACTCGCGGGCGCGGCGTACCGCGTCGCGTCGGGTACTGACCGCGAGTTTGCGAAAGAGCGTCTTCAGGTGTGCCTTGACCGTGTTCGGCGAGACACACAGCTCCTGCGCGATCTCGCTGTTGCTGCGCATGGTCGGAAGGAACCGCAGCATCGTCAACTCGCGGTCGGTCAGCGGGTCGGGCCACCGCGGCGGGCGACGCGCGACCCCGCTGCCGACGGTGGCACGTACGCCGAGCATGGTCGATACGAACTCGTGGTGACCTCCCCCCACCTGGACGTGCCGGGACAGCATCGCCCGTAGCCGGGACCCGAGCAGATGGAAGGGCAGCCGGATCTGCTCGTCCTCAGCCAGGGCGAGCGCACGCGACAGACAGTCGAGGGCGCGGCTGTCCTCGCGGAGCCGATCGGCGATGAGGGCTTCGGTCAGCCAGCTGTGGATGAGGACGACGTGATCCACGGACGACCCATTCCGTACCGGGCGCAGAACATCGTCGGCCTCGTGCGGTGACCCGAGGGCAAGGTGGGCACGGGCTTTCAGCACCCGATCGCGGTGAATAGCCGGCGCCGGCTCCGAAAGCCGCTCCAGCCGACTGAGCGCGGCCGCCGGGTCTCCCGCGGCAAGGTCGATCTCGACCTCGACCACCCGGCCCCAGCGGCGCAGGACGCCGGGTGCCGCCGATCCGCCGTACCGCCGGCGTACCCGGGCCACCTCCGCCCGGGCACCGTCGAAGTCCCCGGTCACTGCGAGCACCCGGGCCCGGACCAGCCCGGCGGCGTGCGCAAGTGCCGGTTCGATGGACGGCTCGATCGGCGTCAGCTCGCTCTCGAGCAGCCCGCGCGCCTCGTCGATCTCCCACCGCTCGAGATGCACGATGACGGCCGCCAGATACGCGGCGCCGATCTGCATCTCCGACCGCCAGCCACGGTCGTCGGCGAACCGGATCGCCTGCCGCACCAGCGCATCGGCCGAGCGCAGCCGGCCGTCGATCGCGTGGACCAGGGCCAGGTAGCTCAAGGAGTTGAGCTCGACCAGCTCCAGTCCGGCGAGCTCCGCGGCGATGAGCGCGGAGTGCAGCGTGCGCACGGCATCCATGGTCTGGCCGGTCCAGGCCTGCGCCGCACCCTTGTTGGTCAGGGCGATCGAGCGGTACTGCTCGGTCATGCGCGGATCCGGTACCAGGTCGGCCCCGACCAGGCGGAGCACGTCGTCGGCAGCCTCGCTCATCGCGTCGATGTCACCGCTGAGCCGGGCGACACCGAGGGCGAGCAGTCGGCGCGCTGCGGCGAGTTTTCGGCGTTCTGCGGGCGGCAGATCGTCGATGAGCCGCCCGGCAAGACCGATCTGAATCGCAAGCTGGTCGGTCTCGGCCGGCCGGTGAGCTGCGCCCGCTACGACAGCAGCTGCCTCATCCGCGGCGCCGGTCGGACGGGCGGGCAGCTGGTCCAGCAGGCGCGACAGGGTCTGCCGGTTGGCGGACAGCATCAGCGGCACTCCGACCCGCCCGATGATCGTTCCGGCCAGCCGCCAATCCGCACCGGCCATGGCATGGCGAACCGCCTCGATCGGCTCCCCATGATCGGCGAACCACTGCGCTGCGGCGGCGTGCAATTCCGGCACCTCGGCGGGTGATTCCACGGACAGCCGGTGGCGCAGCACCTCCGCGAACATCGGGTGGTAGCGGTACCAGGCCGGCCGATCACCCAGCCCCGACACGAAGGCATTGTCCTGCACCAGCCGCTCGAGCAGCTGCCCACCGCCGCGCCGCCCGGTCATCGCATCGGCCAGATCACCGCACAGCCGGTCGGAGACGCAGGTCCGCAGCAGGAAGCGCTGGACCTGCGGGTCAAGTCGGCAGAGCACCTCGGCGATCAGGTATTCGGCGACACTCCGGTCGTCCCCGGCGTACGTCGCGACGCCCCTGTCGATGTCGTCGCAGTCGACCAGCGACATGGCGGCCAACCGCAATCCGGCGGCCCAGCCCTCGGTACGGGTCAGCAGGGTGACGACCTGCGCGCGATCGAGCGGGAGCCCGTGCCCGGCGAACAACTGGGTCGCTTCGTGCGGGCCGAAGGCCAGGTCGGCCGCGCGGATCTCGGTGAGCTCACCGGCCAGCCGCAGCCGATACATCGGGAGCGGTGGGTCAGCCCGGGTGGCGAACACCAGCCGAAGCTGGGCCGGTAGATGGCGCAACAGGTCGGCGACGGCGTCGAGCACCGCCGTGTCGGTGATCTCGTGGAAGTCGTCCAGGACGAGCACGACCGGGCCGGGCAGATCCGCGAGTCCACCGATGATCCGGTCCAGGAATCGCGCATCGACCGCGCTCGGAACGCGTAGGGCGTCGAGCGGGTCACCGGCACCGACCGCCCCGCTCGCCGACAGGGCGGCAAGCACGGACCCCCAGAAACGCGCCGGGTCGTTGTCGGCCGGATCGAGGGACAGCCAGGCCACGGAGCCCGGTGCACGACCCTCCGTCCGCCACGAGGCGAGCAGTTGGGTCTTGCCCGATCCAGGCCCGGCGCTGAGGACAGTCACCGGTCCGCGGGTCGCGTGATCGAGCAGCGTCACCAGACGAGGGCGGGCGACGAACGGGGCGGAAACCTGAGGGGGAATGAGCTTCGCCGCCGCCACGTGGCCCTCGGCCGTGCTGAGCCGGTCGCCGCCGGCGACCGCCTGGGCGACGTCGTCGTGCCCCACCCGGTGGTCCGACTTTGCGAGGTATGGCACACGAACTCCCCCTGTTACTGATCGTCCTCGACAAAACCGGGACATGTCACCGCTGAACGGTCCGTTCTGCACGGGTCCGGACAGCGCATGTGACACCCCGTCATCGGGACCGATCGGGCTCGTCCGAGTGATGTGGCCCCACCGGCCTCACCCGGAACGGGTGACGTCCCGAGCCTCGCCGGTGCACACTTGTCCAAGGTGCGCCGCCGACGGACGGGGGACGCGGTGCCGACGAGGCGGGGTACAACGGCAACACACTTGCCCGCAGGGGCGTCGCTCCTGCGCGCCAAATTGACGGTGCCGCCGCCGTTGGCGCGGTCCATCGCGCGACCACGGCTGACGGCTCTGCTCGACTCGGCGACCCAACGGCGCTGCACCCTGCTCACCGCGCCGGCCGGCTGGGGGAAGACCACCCTGCTCGCCGCGTGGGCGGGCCGGAAGGGCGCGACCCGCCCCGTCGCGTGGCTGTCTCTCGACCGCGGGGACGACGACCCGACGCAATTCTGGTCCTACCTCGTGGCCGCGATCCGGGCTGCGGTCCCGGACGACGATCGGCTGCCGCTGACCACCCTGCGGCCACCCCGAAAGCCCGCCGGCATCGACGGCTTCCTGGCCGACTTGGTCAACGCTCTGCACGATCTCACCGTCGCGCCTGTCCTGGTCATCGACGACGTACAACTGCTGACCGATCGGGGCCTGCTCGCCGGCTTGTCCCGCCTGCAGAGTTACGCACCCCCGACGCTCAGCGTCGTCCTGTCCGGCCGCTACCTCCCGCCGATCCCGCTCGGCCGGCTGCGGGTCGACGGGCAAGTCAGCGACGTCCGCGCCGACGACCTGGCGTTCACCGCGGCCGAGACCCGCCTGGCGCTCGCCCAGAGCGACATCGAGGCGACCGGAGCGGACGCGCGCATCGTGCACGAGCGCACCGAGGGCTGGCCGGCGGGCGTCCGGTTGGCCGCGATGAACCTCGCCGGCTGTGCGGACGTCGCGGAGGGGGTACGCCGGTTCTCCGGCGACGACCGGGCGGTCGCCGACTACCTCGTCACCGAGGTCCTCGATCAGCAGCCGACCGAGATCCGCGAGTTCCTGGTACGCACCTGCATCGTCGACCGGATCTGCCCGGGACTCGCGACCGCGTTGACCGGACGGCACGATTCCGCGGCTGTGCTGTCCGACCTCGCGGCCTCCCAGGTGTTCGTGACCGCGCTCGGGCCGGACGGCTCATGGTGGCGATACCACCCCCTGCTTGCGGAAGTGCTCCGCGCGCAGCTCGCGCTGCGTGACACCGACCTGGCCGCGGAGCTGCACGCCCGCGCCGCCACGTGGTTCGCCGCCAACCACCTCCCGGCCGACGCGGTGGCACACGCCGAGCTCACCCCGGACAGCAGTACGGCGACCCGGATCCTTGCCGATCACTGGCTCGACCTGTTCATCCGGGGCGACCTGGCCGCCGTACGCCGGCTGCTCGGCGGTGTGCCGACGACGGTGCGGCTCGCCGACCCGGAGATCTGCTGCGCCACCGCGGCGCTGCGCCTGGCGATGGGTGACGGCGGGGCCGCCGAGGATCTCCTGCGGCTGCTGGATCCGGGCCTGCAGACCTCCGATGACCGGCGTGCCCAGCGGACGCTCACCGCGGTGCGCCTCTACCAGGGCCGGGTGACCGGGCACTACGGCGGCGTCCTCGCCGAGGCGGTCGCGGCCCTCACCCCCGACGCCGAGGTCGAGATCGAGACCGCGGCCGGACAACCCGTCGAGGATTCTGCGGCCCGCGCCTTCGGCCTCTATCTGCTCGGCGCCGCCGAATGCGACACCGGCGATGTCGAGGCCGGCCGCATCCATTTGCGACTCGGGATCGGCGCGGCCCGCGCTGCCGGCCACGATTACCTCGCCGTGGGCTGCCTCGCCTACCTGTCAGCGCTGGCCCTGGTCGAAGGCCGGCTCAGCGAGGCCGGGGCTCTTGCCGACCAGGCGATCGCCGAGGCCGAGGCGCGCGAGTGGGATCAGATGGAGCTCGTCGCGGTGGCCTACGTCGTCGCGGCCGCCGTGCACTGCCTTCGGGGAGAGGTCGCCGAGGCCGATCGGGCCCTGGATCACGCCGAGCTGTCCAACAACTTCGCCATCAATCCCCAGCTCCCGCTGGACATCGGGCTGGTGCGAACCTGGGTGCACGCGACCAGCGGCGATCCGACCACAGCGTTCGCGATGGTCGCCGGCCTGCGAGCGCACCTGCGCCGCGGCGGGTCCGAGCACATCCTGCGCACTGTGCTGCTCTGCGGGGCACAGTGCCTGCTGCAGACTCAGCACCTGTTGGAGCTGGACGGCAGCGGCGCCGGCGCGCCGGTCCTCGACGACGACGCCTTGACCGCCTGCCCGTACGCCGCACGCCTCGCCCACGCCCAGGCACTGCTCACCGCCGGCCAGGCCGGAGCGGCGATCGCCACGCTCGAGGACTGCCTCGACGGCACCACACCGATCGGTCATCTGCACGACACCGTGTCGGCATGGCTGCTCGCCGCGGTCGCCGCCGAGGACTGTGGCGAGGGGCCCCGAGCAGGGCAGTATCTCGAGCGGGCCCTCGCGACGGCCGAGCCGGAGGACGTCCGGGCGCCGTTCCTGGCGATGGCCGAGCGGATGGCCCAGCTCCTCACCGCACAGGTCGACATGGGGACGGCGTACCCGGACTTCGTCGCCCGCCTCCTCGACCTGACGCGGCGGGCCGACCGGGTGGTCAGCCCCGCCTGGGCCGAGCTCACCGACCGGGAGACCGAGGTGCTGCGCCGCCTCGTCGGCCGGCTCCCGAACGAGGAGATCGCGCGTGGCCTGTTCATCACCGTCAACACGGTGAAGACACACAAGAAGGCGATCTACCGGAAGCTCGAAGTCAGCAGCGTGAGTGAGGCGGTGGCGCGCGCGCGGGCCCTGCAGTTGCTCTAGTTCGACTCGGGCGGCAGGGCAGCCGGAGGGGCCGAGAGTTGCCGTACGTCGACGAGTTCGAAGCCGAAGGACTGCAACTGGGCGAGCAGCGTGAACAACTCCGCCTGGTCGGCAACCGGACCGGACAGGACGGTCTCCACGTTGTGGGTCGACACGTCGAATCCGACGAAAGCGGATGCAACGACCTCGCCGATCCGCCCACGAATACGGATCTCGTAGGTCACGGTCATCGCGCTCACCCCCGCCTCCGACTGTCGCGGGCACGCGGCGCCCTGGCATCACCCATGCGGAGTGAGCCTCGGCGCCAGGTCGGGCTGTTTCCCGAAGGCCGACCCACCGGCCGGTGATCTCCGCGACCATGGATGGTGAGGCCGGTCCCAAAGCCAGCAGTGGCCGACTCCTCCGAGGGAGCATCGACGATGACCGCAACGACCCCGCCACCGGTGAAGACCACCAAGAAGCGCTCCCGCCTGTCCCCCCGGTCGATCGTCGCGCTGGTGCTTCTCGTCCTGGCCATCGTCTTCATCGCCGAGAACACCCGCCAGGTGAAGATCCGGGTCATCGTGCCGGTCGTGAGCATGCCGCTGTGGGCGGCGCTGACCGCGATGCTCGTGGTCGGCGTTCTCGTCGGCGCGTTCCTGCACCGCCAGTCGACGAAGCGCTCCGACCGCTAACCGCAACAGGCACGGTCACCGTCCGCCGGCGGCGCCCTGATCGTCCGTGCTAGCTTTCTGGTCGTGATGTCAGATTCTCGGTCGGGTGGCCAAGAGGGCCGGTCGTTCATCGAGACCGCGCGGCGGGCTCAGCTGGTGCAGTGCGCCATCGACACGATCGCCGAGCACGGATACCCGCAGGCGACCATCGCGCGGATCGCCGACCGCGCGGGTGTCAGCCGGGGTGTGGTCTCCTACCACTTCGCCGGCAAGGACGAGCTCGTCACCCAGGTCGTCACCGAGGTGTTCACTGCAGGTGCGCGGGTGATGCTCCCGGCGATCGCCGCCGAGTCGACCGCCGCGGGAAAGCTCGCGGCCTACATCCGGTCGAACGCCGAGTTCATCGCGACGCACCGGGCGTACGCCCTCGCCATGCTCGACATCTGGACCAGCTACCGGACCGACACCGGCGACCGCCTCGATCAGGCGATGGCGGCGCAACCACCGCCGCCGGAGCTCGCCGAGCTGGATCCCGAGTGGATCCTGCGACTCGGCATGGAGACCGGCGAGTTCCGCACCCTGTCCGCCCGATCGGTGGCCATCGCCGTCCGGCGGGCCATCGACGGAGCCGTCCTGCAGATGTCCCACGACCCCCGGTTCGACATCGAGTCCTACGCGACCGAACTGGTGACCCTGTTCGATCGTGCAACCAAAGCGAAAGGCTGAATCGGTGTTTCCTGCGCTCGGACGCGTCGTCGTCCACCACCCGTGGCGGGTGCTCGGGCTGTGGTTGTTGGCGGCCGTCGCGGTGATCGGGCTGGCTCCGAAACTGACCTCGACCAGTGACGAGGCCAGCTTCCTGCCGAGCCACTACGAGTCGATTCAGGCACAGAACCTGCAGCATTCGGCGTTTCCGAAGGCCGCCACGCCGGCAGCGATCATCGTCGTGGAGCGCTCCGACGCCAAAGCACTCACCGCCGCGGATTCGGCGAAGGTTTCCTCGATCGGAGCCGCGCTCTCGGGAGCGCACATCAAGGACGTCACCGCGGTGCAGGTGGGCCCGCCGTCGCCGAACCGGCTGATCCAGCCGATCGCCGTACAGATGCCGCTGCCCAGCAGTCCGAGCGACGAGTCTCAACCGAACGCGGTCAAGGTGCTCCGCGCAGATCTGCGCGCACACGTGTCGGGTACGACGTTGAAGGCAGGGATCACCGGCACCGCCGCGCAGACGCTGGACTCGGAGAAGTCCGGCAACCGCGCGCAGGCGATCATCGCCGGTGTCACCGTCGGCCTGATCATCGTGCTGCTGCTGGTCATCTTCCGCAGCCCGATCATCGCGCTGCTCCCCGTCCTCACGATCGGCGTGGTCTCCCAGATCGCCGACGGATTCATCGCCTGGGCGAACAACGCGTTCGACCTCAAGATCGACAGCTCGGTCACCGCACTGCTGATCGTCGTGTTGTTCGGGGTCGGCACCGACTACATTCTGTTCCTCCTGTTCCGCTATCGGGAACGACTGCGCGCCGGGGAGGACCCCAAGACCGCGATGGTCTCGGCGGTCAGCCGGGCCGGCGAGGCGATCGCCTCGGCGGCCGGTGCGGTGATCATCGCCTTTCTCGCCCTGGCCCTGTCCACCCTTGGCCTGTTCAAGTCGCTCGGCCCGGCGTTGGCCATCGCCGTCGCGGTCACCCTGCTCGCCGGACTCACCCTGATTCCGGCAATCGTGTCGCTCCTGGGCACCAAGGTCTTCTGGCCGTCGAAGGCCTGGCGTCGGGAACCCACCGCGGCCCGGTTCGCCGCGATCGGCGGCGCGATGGGGCGCCATCCCGGCCGATTTGCGATCGCCTCGGGTGGCCTGATGGTGCTGCTGGCGATCGCCGCCTTCGGCTTCCACCCGAACTTCGACCTCACCGGCGGTTCGACCGCGTCGACGTCGGAATCCACCGTCTACAGCAAGGAACTCCTCAAGGGCCTGCCGGCCGGCGCGACCGAACCGTCGCAGGTCTATCTCCGTTCGACCACCGGCGCCGACCTGGACCGCAGTGAGCTCGGCCGCTACCGCTCCTCACTGAGCCGGGTGCCCGGGGTGGGGCAGGTCAGTCCGCCCGTGCTCTCGCCGGACGGGTCCGTCGCCTACTTCCAGGTCACCCTGACGTCCGGACCGCAGTCGAGCGAGGCGATCTCCACAGTCGGCGGCCCCCTGCGCGACACGGCTCATCGCGCCGCGCCGACCGGCACGACGGCCGTCGTGGGCGGCATCACCGCGGTCTACGTCGACATCCAGAAGGCCGTCAACCATGACTACCTGGTGGTGTTCCCCGTCGCCGCCGTACTCATCATGCTCATCCTCGGGCTGCTCCT harbors:
- a CDS encoding DUF1049 domain-containing protein, with the translated sequence MTATTPPPVKTTKKRSRLSPRSIVALVLLVLAIVFIAENTRQVKIRVIVPVVSMPLWAALTAMLVVGVLVGAFLHRQSTKRSDR
- a CDS encoding TetR/AcrR family transcriptional regulator, with amino-acid sequence MSDSRSGGQEGRSFIETARRAQLVQCAIDTIAEHGYPQATIARIADRAGVSRGVVSYHFAGKDELVTQVVTEVFTAGARVMLPAIAAESTAAGKLAAYIRSNAEFIATHRAYALAMLDIWTSYRTDTGDRLDQAMAAQPPPPELAELDPEWILRLGMETGEFRTLSARSVAIAVRRAIDGAVLQMSHDPRFDIESYATELVTLFDRATKAKG
- a CDS encoding MMPL family transporter, with the translated sequence MFPALGRVVVHHPWRVLGLWLLAAVAVIGLAPKLTSTSDEASFLPSHYESIQAQNLQHSAFPKAATPAAIIVVERSDAKALTAADSAKVSSIGAALSGAHIKDVTAVQVGPPSPNRLIQPIAVQMPLPSSPSDESQPNAVKVLRADLRAHVSGTTLKAGITGTAAQTLDSEKSGNRAQAIIAGVTVGLIIVLLLVIFRSPIIALLPVLTIGVVSQIADGFIAWANNAFDLKIDSSVTALLIVVLFGVGTDYILFLLFRYRERLRAGEDPKTAMVSAVSRAGEAIASAAGAVIIAFLALALSTLGLFKSLGPALAIAVAVTLLAGLTLIPAIVSLLGTKVFWPSKAWRREPTAARFAAIGGAMGRHPGRFAIASGGLMVLLAIAAFGFHPNFDLTGGSTASTSESTVYSKELLKGLPAGATEPSQVYLRSTTGADLDRSELGRYRSSLSRVPGVGQVSPPVLSPDGSVAYFQVTLTSGPQSSEAISTVGGPLRDTAHRAAPTGTTAVVGGITAVYVDIQKAVNHDYLVVFPVAAVLIMLILGLLLRSVVAPWYLMASVGLGFAATLGSTVLIFQHVGGQPGLIFLLPIIMYLFVVALGTDYNILMIARLREEAREGRSPRDAAAMAVRHAGPTVAAAGLILAGTFASLLLAGSSTLTQMGFAISFGIAVAAFVMALFFTPALTALIGHAAWWPGHADAARQSPTVADGDDVLVAAPEGRPHT